One genomic window of Salvelinus alpinus chromosome 17, SLU_Salpinus.1, whole genome shotgun sequence includes the following:
- the LOC139543075 gene encoding aerolysin-like protein produces MATTLHLIGGQGGSSFHFHGMDNGATLKKIGVAVEGSQVKAVRAELTDGKVATFGDENTFNEFEFNLGERITKLSLWDNGAGTFLGAIKFTTSENRQFFEKTTSWPLITEYTVDVGSGICLVLEGRSGLAVERMGFLFINPIKSSVLTNMEYANLSLFKPQVSSFIDVCRRLRKTLPML; encoded by the coding sequence atggCAACCACACTGCATTTGATCGGTGGTCAAGGAGGCAGTTCATTTCATTTCCATGGCATGGACAACGGTGCCACCCTCAAGAAGATTGGAGTGGCGGTGGAAGGCTCGCAGGTCAAAGCTGTGCGGGCGGAGCTGACCGACGGGAAAGTGGCGACTTTTGGAGATGAGAACACTTTCAATGAGTTTGAGTTCAACCTCGGCGAGCGCATCACAAAGCTGTCGCTGTGGGATAACGGCGCCGGCACATTTCTGGGTGCCATCAAGTTCACGACGAGTGAAAACCGTCAGTTCTTTGAAAAAACGACCAGCTGGCCACTGATTACTGAGTACACCGTAGATGTGGGGTCTGGAATCTGCCTGGTGCTGGAGGGCAGGTCTGGCTTGGCCGTTGAACGTATGGGCTTCCTCTTCATCAACCCCATCAAGTCGTCCGTGCTGACCAACATGGAGTATGCCAACCTGTCCCTCTTCAAACCCCAGGTAAGCTCTTTTATAGATGTGTGTAGACGGCTCAGGAAAACTCTACCGATGCTCTAA